In Meiothermus ruber DSM 1279, the following proteins share a genomic window:
- a CDS encoding bifunctional metallophosphatase/5'-nucleotidase — MRRREVLKAGLVGGAALAGLTRAQGGSFTMTIVHINDTHAHLEPTGGLTLGGQRDQRLGGFARVISLFDRLRATATNPLFLHAGDVFQGTLYFNQYQGLADRFFLHRMGIRAMAPGNHEYNLGPDGLANFLNGVRFPVVSANTDVSREPKLAGRIKPYAVVSVGGQPVGIIGLTTPDTPIMSSPGPNVRFTDPVSATQQAVVELLAKGVKYIVVLSHLGYLQDQELARKVTGVQVIVGGHSHTLLGQTPFPELRPGGPYPTIVKNPENKDVLIVQAWEWAKVVGRLQVTFDERGELVAHQGQVIPLTANLPEDRFALDAITAYGMPIAALRAQVISRAAVVLNGERNDVRRRETNLANLIADAMLWKTRQAGTTIALQNGGGIRTTIPAGNITVGQVNEVLPFGNTLVVLELKGSEVLAALENGVSQWEQIAGRFLSGVAGIRYTFDLSRPAGSRVTQVQVQTPTGFQPLDPNATYRVVTNNFIANGGDGFAVLRDAKGLRVDTGFGDAEVLIEYLRTQPSWEPRLENRITILNEPRSQRWEGPFYTDRFLRVGV, encoded by the coding sequence ATGCGTCGTAGAGAAGTACTCAAAGCGGGTTTGGTGGGTGGAGCGGCACTGGCCGGGCTAACCCGGGCCCAGGGTGGCAGCTTCACCATGACCATCGTTCACATCAACGATACCCACGCCCACCTCGAGCCCACCGGTGGCCTCACCCTGGGGGGGCAGCGAGACCAGCGCCTGGGGGGGTTTGCGCGGGTGATCTCGCTGTTTGACCGCCTGCGTGCAACCGCGACCAACCCCCTGTTTTTACACGCGGGCGATGTGTTCCAGGGAACCCTCTACTTCAACCAGTACCAGGGGCTGGCCGACCGCTTCTTTTTGCACCGCATGGGTATCCGGGCCATGGCCCCCGGCAACCACGAGTACAACCTGGGGCCGGATGGGCTGGCGAACTTTTTGAATGGGGTGCGCTTCCCGGTGGTCTCGGCCAACACCGACGTCTCGAGGGAGCCCAAGCTGGCCGGGCGCATCAAGCCCTACGCGGTGGTGAGCGTGGGAGGGCAGCCGGTGGGCATCATCGGACTGACCACCCCCGATACCCCCATCATGTCCAGCCCCGGCCCCAACGTTCGCTTTACCGACCCGGTTTCGGCCACCCAGCAGGCCGTGGTGGAACTGCTGGCCAAGGGTGTGAAGTACATTGTGGTGCTCTCCCACCTGGGCTACTTGCAAGACCAGGAGCTGGCCCGCAAAGTGACGGGGGTACAGGTGATTGTGGGCGGCCACAGCCACACCCTGTTGGGGCAAACCCCCTTCCCCGAGCTGCGCCCCGGGGGGCCTTACCCCACCATCGTGAAAAACCCCGAAAACAAAGATGTGTTGATCGTGCAGGCCTGGGAGTGGGCCAAGGTGGTGGGCCGCCTGCAGGTCACCTTCGATGAGCGGGGCGAGCTGGTGGCTCACCAAGGCCAGGTGATTCCCCTGACCGCCAACCTTCCTGAGGATCGCTTCGCCCTGGACGCTATTACAGCTTATGGCATGCCCATCGCAGCCTTGCGGGCCCAGGTGATCTCCAGGGCCGCTGTGGTGCTCAACGGTGAGCGCAACGATGTGCGCCGCCGCGAAACCAACCTGGCTAACCTGATTGCCGATGCCATGCTCTGGAAAACCCGCCAGGCCGGTACCACCATCGCTCTGCAGAACGGGGGGGGCATCCGCACCACCATCCCGGCGGGGAACATTACGGTTGGGCAGGTCAACGAGGTACTGCCCTTTGGCAACACCTTGGTGGTGCTCGAGCTCAAGGGCAGCGAGGTTCTGGCCGCGCTAGAAAACGGCGTTTCCCAGTGGGAGCAGATTGCAGGCCGCTTCCTGTCGGGGGTGGCTGGTATTCGCTACACTTTCGACCTTTCCCGCCCAGCGGGCAGCCGGGTGACCCAGGTTCAGGTGCAGACCCCCACCGGCTTCCAGCCGCTCGACCCCAACGCCACCTACCGGGTTGTCACCAACAACTTTATCGCCAACGGTGGGGACGGCTTTGCCGTCTTGCGGGATGCCAAAGGCCTCCGGGTGGATACGGGCTTTGGCGATGCCGAGGTGCTCATCGAGTACCTGCGCACCCAGCCTTCCTGGGAGCCGCGCCTGGAAAACCGCATCACCATCCTCAACGAACCGCGCAGCCAGCGTTGGGAAGGCCCCTTCTACACCGATCGCTTTTTGCGGGTGGGGGTCTAG